The window TGTCGTCGAAACCCGTTCGAAGAAGTTGCGCGTCGTCGCTGGCGAGGCGCCCGCCGCTTACACGCCGAAGCCTGACTGGATCCGCATGAAGATGCCGACCGGCGAGGCGTTCTTCGACTTGAAAAAGCGCGTGGGCGAGCTGGGGCTGCACACGGTCTGCGAGAGCGCGTCCTGCCCGAACATCGGCGAGTGCTGGAACCGCAAGTCGCTGACCATCATGATCCTGGGCGGCATCTGCACGCGATCGTGTCAGTTCTGCGACGTGCCGACCGGACGGCCCTTGCCCGCCGATCCCGAGGAGCCGGGCCGCGTGGCGACGATGCTGGCCGAACTGGGGCTGCGCCACACCGTCATCACCTGCGTCGATCGCGATGACATTCCCGACGGCGGCGCGGCGCACTGGGCGGCCACGATTCGCGCCGTGAAAACGGCCGCGCCTGAATTGGTGCTGGAAGTCTTGACCGGCGATTTCAAGGGCGACACCGGCGCGGTGGACGTCGTCATCGACGCCGGGCCGGATGTCTTCGCGCACAACCTCGAGACCGTGCCACGGCTGTCGCGCCAGGTGCGCGTCCAGGCCAGCTACGCGCGGTCCTACGCCGTCCTCCGTCACGCCAAGAATCGCGGCGCCATCACCAAGACCGGCTTGATGCTGGGCCTGGGCGAAGAGCTGGACGAGGTGCGCGCCGTTCTCCGCGAGCTGCGCGAGATCGGCGTCGACATCCTGACCCTCGGGCAATACCTGCGGCCGTCGCGCAATCACCTCGACGTCGCCCGCTTCGTCCACCCCGACGAGTTCGCCGCCCTCAAAGACGAAGCGCTGGCCCTGGGCTTTCCGCACGTCGAATCCGGCCCGATGGTCCGCTCCAGCTATCACGCCGACGGCCAGCGCGACATCGTGCGCCAGCTGGCGGCGCGCCGAGTCGCCCGATGATTCCGTACTTCAACGGGCACCTGTTCAGCATCCCCGCGATCAGCCTCTTTGGTCATGCCTTTGGCCCGATCTCGATCGAGATGTTCGGGGTGCTGGTGGCGCTGGGAGTGATCATCGGCGATCAGATCGTCGTGCGTCGCGGCGTCCAGATGGGCCTCGAAGCGCAGGACATCAAGTTCCTGAACGCCCGCATCGTCATCGCCGGTTTCATCATGGCCCACCTGGTGTCGGTGATTTTCTATTTTCCCGAACGGATCAAAGAAAACCCCCTGGTGCTGATCAATGTCTGGTCGGGCTTGTCGTCCTTCGGCGGTTTTCTGGGCGCGG of the Polyangia bacterium genome contains:
- the lipA gene encoding lipoyl synthase; its protein translation is MSARVVETRSKKLRVVAGEAPAAYTPKPDWIRMKMPTGEAFFDLKKRVGELGLHTVCESASCPNIGECWNRKSLTIMILGGICTRSCQFCDVPTGRPLPADPEEPGRVATMLAELGLRHTVITCVDRDDIPDGGAAHWAATIRAVKTAAPELVLEVLTGDFKGDTGAVDVVIDAGPDVFAHNLETVPRLSRQVRVQASYARSYAVLRHAKNRGAITKTGLMLGLGEELDEVRAVLRELREIGVDILTLGQYLRPSRNHLDVARFVHPDEFAALKDEALALGFPHVESGPMVRSSYHADGQRDIVRQLAARRVAR